The Streptomyces noursei ATCC 11455 sequence GGGTCAGGCGTTGTGAGGTGGCTCCGGAGGCGGTCCGGTCCGGGACCACCGGCCGCCTGAGGAATCGAGTGCTCCTCGCTCTCCATGACGGATGCCGACACGTGAAACGCTTCCGATATCGATCAACCCCCGCCGCGGGAGCTCTGGCCGAAGCGCGTGGCGTCAACACCTCGATATGAGGTACGAATGACTGACGATCAAGAGCGGGGGCTGGAGATGCATCGCAGGAAGCTCGGCGTGGCCATGGGACTCACGCTGGTACTCGCACTGACGGGCTGTTCGGGCGGGAAGGGCGGAGGGGACGGCGTGGCCGACGCCCCGTTCAACCCGTCCCAGCTGGCACAGGCCATCCCCAGTCAGCTTGCCGCGCCGAAGGGTTGGAAGGGCCAGGAGCCCCACGTTCTCGACGGGAGCGCGGCCCGGAAGCAGTGCGAGACGCAGGCCCAGTGGAGCTGTGCCGGACTCACCGCCCAGGCGACCACCCGGCACTTCTCGTTGGGCTCGGGCGGTGACACCAACGTCATGTTCACCCTCCTCGCCTACGACTCCGTAGAGAACGCCAAAGTGGGCATGAAGGCGGCGGTCACCGAGAACCACAAGGACGAGAAGACCAAGCCCAAGCCGCTGACCATCGACACGGACGCGGACGAGACCGACGCCTACACGGACCAGGAGTACTCGGCGGCGGCGCTGCGCGTCGGCTCCGTCGTGGCCGTGATGTTCGGCAAGCAGCTGCCCAAGGACCACGACCTGCCGTCCTTCGCCAAGCTCCAGGTCAAACGCATCACCACCGCCGCCACAGGCAAGAACCCGGACGCCTAGGAAGCGCCCTCCGCTCCGTCGACAAGGCCCACGTGAGGCCACGGTGCTCTCCCTTCGGGATCGTCGCCTCGCGCGTCGGAGTTCCTTGGCCTCCGCGCTGTGACAGCCGGTCAGACCGCCGGGCGGATCAGGGCGCCGGTCTTCTGCCGAAGTGCCGCTTCCAGCCGGTCGCGGGTCTCGGTCTGGGCGGCGATCCGCTCGTTGAGGACCGCCAGCCGTTCCCATGCGACCCGCAGGCCCTTGTCCGACGGCGGTGCGGCAGCCACATCGCCGTCCAGGCACGGCAGGAACACGCGCACATCGTCCAGGGTGAGTCCGGCGGCCAGCAGATAGCGGATGTTGCGCACCCGCACCGCCGCCCCCTCCTCGTACACGCGGTAGCCATTCGAGGCCCGCTCGGATGAGATCAACCCCGCCTGCTCGTAGTGCCGTAGCGCACGCGCGGTCGTCCCGGTCACCTTGGCCAGCTCGCCGATCTGCACCCGCCCCACCTCCCGCGCCACTCCTATCACGCCACGACCGCTCCACCGTCGACCGGGAGTACGACTCCGGTGATGAACGATGCCGCCGGTGCGGCAAGCCGGGTGATCGCCCCGGCCACCTCCTCGGGGCGGCCGATCCGACCCAGCGGAGTGTGTGCCAGCTGCCATTCCCGCACTGCGGCCATGCGCTCCGGCCCCAGGCCCTGATGTTCGCCGATGGGGGTGTCGATCGCGCCCGGGGCGACGGCCACGACCCGGATCCCGCGGGGTGCCAGCTCGACCGCCCAGCTGCGGGTCAGCAGTTCCAAGGCGGTCTTGGTCGCGGCGTAGACCGAACTGCCGGGCCAGGCCCGCTGCCCCACCGACGTACTGACGTTGACGATCACCCCGCGCGCCGTCTCCAGGAGCGGTAGCGCCGCTTGGGCCAGCAGGATGGGGGCGATGAGGTTGGTGGCGAGCTGAGGCGCGATGTTCTCCGGCGTCAGCGTGCCGAGGGCGCCGCTGCGCACGATGCCGGCGTTGTTGACCAGCAC is a genomic window containing:
- a CDS encoding SDR family NAD(P)-dependent oxidoreductase, giving the protein MTGMNSTAPQSSRVIAITGAGTGIGRATARAFATEGAHVIAIGRRIAPLKETAAGHHRITPLAADITAESGPERIVRAVLETHGRLDVLVNNAGIVRSGALGTLTPENIAPQLATNLIAPILLAQAALPLLETARGVIVNVSTSVGQRAWPGSSVYAATKTALELLTRSWAVELAPRGIRVVAVAPGAIDTPIGEHQGLGPERMAAVREWQLAHTPLGRIGRPEEVAGAITRLAAPAASFITGVVLPVDGGAVVA
- a CDS encoding MerR family transcriptional regulator, with the protein product MQIGELAKVTGTTARALRHYEQAGLISSERASNGYRVYEEGAAVRVRNIRYLLAAGLTLDDVRVFLPCLDGDVAAAPPSDKGLRVAWERLAVLNERIAAQTETRDRLEAALRQKTGALIRPAV